One genomic segment of Hymenobacter psoromatis includes these proteins:
- the rimP gene encoding ribosome maturation factor RimP: protein MAQFDRHRIQQLLAEALGDSGLYVVGLTVSDSVMPKLTATLDGPAGLGIQECAQVTRRLNRALAETYGEDAAYSLEVTSPGADQPLTDPRQYPRHVGRSLLLKLADGTEKTGPLVAATPEGIELEEVIKVKTKKTTLPAAFFPFGDIQEATVVISFK from the coding sequence ATGGCCCAATTTGACCGTCACCGCATTCAGCAGCTGCTCGCCGAGGCTCTTGGCGACAGTGGCCTGTACGTGGTCGGCCTCACCGTATCGGACTCCGTAATGCCCAAGCTAACGGCAACCCTCGACGGGCCCGCCGGCCTCGGCATTCAGGAGTGCGCTCAGGTGACGCGCCGCCTCAACCGCGCCCTCGCCGAGACCTATGGCGAAGACGCCGCCTACTCGCTCGAAGTGACCTCGCCGGGGGCCGACCAGCCCCTCACCGACCCGCGCCAGTATCCGCGCCACGTGGGCCGCAGCCTGCTGCTAAAGCTGGCCGATGGTACTGAGAAAACCGGCCCGCTCGTGGCCGCTACCCCCGAAGGCATTGAGCTGGAAGAGGTTATCAAAGTGAAAACGAAAAAGACTACGCTGCCCGCCGCCTTTTTTCCTTTCGGGGACATTCAGGAGGCGACCGTTGTTATCTCCTTTAAGTAA
- a CDS encoding PAS domain-containing protein, producing MSAAVPDLLAGNDLLESVLEASLTALNLLRPFYGPGGELLDFSLDYLNPAGQRMVGLPARPGGPVSQHFPHAQSNGLLAFYQRVFETGEAGEFGFPYRAQEQESFFLVAARRSGEVLVVSIIDSSQHPEHPALEQALRQSQAREQAARQAAERERNLLQTVLTQAPVAIGLFQGDDCVVAAANDQLCAMWGYPPAEVVGRPLLAGVPELQGQGFTELIQEVARTRVPFVGQAVAAQLLQNDRLETHYFNFVYQALLDVQGGLLGVLDIAVDVTEQVLARQQVQRLNEELAATNEELAATNEELTTANEEFLASNAALAEAQLQLQQLNQELETRVAERTKALRRAQAATEQQRRQLARLFEQVPAAICILSGADLLLELVNPGYQALFPGRTLIGLPLLAALPELASSPVWDTLRRVYATGETHEEPEILIPMARHKGGPPEDFYFHYIQQARYDEQGRIDGVVVFALNITAQTLAQRQAAALQAEVLATAQRQAQEREAFYRVFEQTPAVVAFLRGPEHRLAYFNDAYQQLFPGRQLQGRTVAETQPESEAQGFVALLDQVYATGETFFGNELLLRTEATAAAPAKDIYFNFTYQAYREDGQIGGISVFAYDVTEQVLARQQRAAAQAQLQAVFEQAPVAIAILQGPDYVVEIVNSSMCALWGLPAAAAVGQPVFDVLPAAAGHHFRGLLDEVRQTGMPYVAHEMPAVLSHERHRVPLFFNVVYQPLAGPPGRPSAVVVLATDVSQQVAARQQLALANEELQATNQQLTRTNADLDNFIYAASHDLKAPITNIEGLLLALREQLPPAVRQTEQVRPLLRMMGDAVERFQKTIGDLTDISKLQQAHAQPAEPVDLATLIEEISLDLAPALPPSTRVLVDVAACPTVSFAPKNLRSIIYNLLSNAVKYAAPDRPAVVQLRSRRTAGACLLEVQDNGLGLTAAQQTRLFGMFQRLHSHVEGSGVGLYMVKKIVDNAGGTITVQSEPGVGSTFTVRLPDEEASVG from the coding sequence ATGAGTGCCGCCGTGCCCGACCTGCTTGCTGGCAACGACTTATTAGAGAGCGTATTAGAGGCGTCGCTGACGGCGCTCAATTTGCTGCGGCCGTTCTACGGGCCGGGCGGCGAACTGCTTGATTTCAGCCTCGACTACCTCAACCCCGCCGGGCAGCGCATGGTGGGGCTGCCTGCCCGGCCGGGCGGCCCCGTGAGCCAGCACTTTCCGCATGCCCAAAGCAACGGCCTGCTGGCCTTCTACCAGCGCGTGTTTGAGACGGGCGAGGCCGGCGAGTTTGGCTTTCCCTACCGGGCCCAAGAGCAGGAGAGCTTCTTTCTGGTAGCCGCCCGCCGCAGTGGCGAAGTGTTGGTAGTCAGTATTATAGATAGTAGCCAGCATCCTGAGCACCCGGCCCTGGAGCAGGCCCTGCGCCAGAGCCAGGCCCGCGAGCAGGCCGCCCGCCAGGCCGCCGAGCGCGAGCGCAACCTGCTGCAAACCGTGCTGACGCAGGCCCCGGTGGCCATCGGCTTGTTTCAGGGCGACGACTGCGTGGTGGCCGCCGCCAACGACCAGCTATGCGCCATGTGGGGCTACCCGCCAGCCGAGGTAGTAGGCCGGCCGTTGCTAGCGGGCGTGCCTGAGCTGCAGGGCCAGGGCTTTACGGAGCTGATACAGGAGGTAGCACGCACGCGGGTACCTTTTGTGGGCCAGGCAGTTGCCGCGCAGTTGCTGCAAAACGACCGGCTCGAAACGCATTATTTCAACTTCGTGTACCAGGCGCTACTCGATGTGCAGGGCGGCCTGCTCGGCGTGCTCGACATTGCGGTGGACGTGACCGAGCAGGTATTGGCTCGCCAGCAGGTGCAGCGCCTAAACGAAGAGTTGGCCGCCACCAACGAGGAGCTGGCCGCTACCAATGAGGAGCTAACGACCGCCAACGAGGAATTTCTGGCTAGTAACGCCGCCCTGGCCGAAGCCCAGCTGCAGTTGCAGCAGCTCAACCAGGAATTGGAAACCCGCGTGGCCGAGCGCACGAAGGCCCTGCGCCGCGCCCAGGCCGCCACCGAGCAGCAGCGGCGGCAGCTGGCGCGGCTCTTCGAGCAGGTCCCGGCGGCCATCTGCATCCTGAGTGGGGCCGACTTGTTATTGGAGCTGGTGAACCCCGGCTACCAGGCGCTATTTCCAGGCCGCACTTTAATTGGCCTACCCCTACTCGCGGCCCTGCCCGAGCTGGCCAGCAGCCCCGTGTGGGACACGCTACGCCGGGTGTACGCAACCGGCGAAACCCATGAGGAGCCGGAAATCCTGATTCCGATGGCCCGGCACAAAGGCGGGCCGCCCGAAGACTTTTACTTTCACTATATTCAGCAGGCGCGCTACGATGAGCAGGGGCGCATTGACGGGGTAGTGGTATTTGCGCTCAACATCACGGCCCAGACGCTGGCTCAGCGGCAGGCGGCGGCCTTGCAGGCCGAGGTGCTGGCTACGGCCCAGCGCCAAGCCCAGGAGCGCGAGGCGTTCTACCGGGTGTTTGAGCAAACCCCGGCGGTCGTAGCTTTTTTGCGGGGCCCTGAGCATCGGCTGGCTTACTTCAACGATGCCTACCAGCAGCTATTTCCCGGCCGCCAGCTACAGGGCCGCACCGTTGCCGAAACGCAGCCCGAGTCTGAGGCCCAGGGCTTTGTGGCGCTGCTGGACCAGGTGTACGCAACCGGCGAAACGTTTTTTGGCAATGAGCTACTGCTTCGGACGGAGGCTACGGCGGCAGCCCCGGCCAAGGACATCTACTTCAACTTTACGTACCAGGCGTACCGGGAAGATGGGCAAATCGGGGGCATCTCGGTTTTTGCCTACGACGTGACCGAGCAGGTGCTGGCCCGCCAGCAGCGCGCCGCCGCGCAGGCCCAGCTGCAAGCTGTATTTGAGCAGGCTCCGGTGGCCATTGCTATCCTGCAAGGACCTGACTACGTGGTGGAAATCGTGAATTCGAGCATGTGCGCGCTGTGGGGCCTGCCCGCGGCCGCGGCTGTGGGCCAGCCGGTATTTGACGTGCTGCCCGCGGCGGCCGGCCACCATTTCCGGGGCTTGCTTGATGAAGTGCGGCAAACGGGCATGCCCTACGTGGCCCACGAAATGCCGGCTGTGCTGAGCCACGAGCGGCACCGCGTACCGTTGTTCTTCAACGTGGTGTACCAGCCGCTGGCCGGGCCGCCGGGCCGCCCGTCGGCGGTGGTGGTGCTGGCCACCGACGTGAGCCAGCAGGTAGCCGCCCGCCAGCAATTGGCTCTGGCTAATGAGGAGTTGCAAGCTACCAACCAGCAGCTGACCCGCACCAACGCCGACCTTGATAACTTTATCTACGCGGCCTCGCACGACCTGAAAGCGCCCATCACCAATATCGAAGGCTTATTGCTGGCCCTGCGCGAGCAGCTGCCGCCGGCCGTGCGCCAAACCGAGCAGGTGCGCCCCCTGCTGCGCATGATGGGCGACGCGGTGGAGCGCTTCCAGAAAACCATCGGCGACCTCACCGATATTTCCAAGCTGCAGCAGGCCCACGCCCAGCCCGCCGAGCCGGTAGACCTGGCTACGCTCATCGAGGAAATCAGCCTAGACCTGGCTCCCGCCCTACCCCCCAGCACGCGGGTGCTGGTAGATGTGGCGGCCTGCCCCACGGTATCGTTCGCGCCCAAAAACCTGCGCAGCATCATCTACAACCTACTCAGCAACGCCGTGAAATATGCGGCCCCCGACCGCCCCGCCGTGGTGCAGCTGCGCAGCCGCCGCACCGCCGGCGCGTGCCTGCTCGAAGTGCAGGACAACGGTCTCGGCTTGACCGCCGCGCAGCAAACGCGGCTCTTCGGCATGTTTCAGCGCCTGCACAGCCACGTCGAGGGCTCGGGGGTAGGGCTCTACATGGTGAAGAAAATTGTGGATAACGCCGGCGGCACCATCACGGTGCAGAGCGAGCCGGGGGTAGGCTCCACGTTCACCGTGCGGTTGCCGGACGAGGAAGCGAGCGTAGGGTAA
- the nusA gene encoding transcription termination factor NusA, with amino-acid sequence MNARMLIENFQEFAKSRNIDRPTMMSILDDVFRTMIRKKFEDDSNFDVIVNPDNGDLEIWRNREIVDDDSEDIWDFDKIPLAEAQKIEPDFEVGESVAEPIKIEDFGRRAVLLARQTLIQRVKDMERDNLYQKYKDLVGEIITGEVYQVWSREALILDKDENELVLPKSEQIPKDRYRKGDTVRAVVHRVDVVNGAPKVILSRAAPAFLERLFEQEVPEIYDGLISIKNVVREPGERAKVAVESYDERIDPVGACVGMKGSRIHPVVRELMNENIDIINFTDNLELFIARALSPAKVGSMKISELTGRVSVFMKPDQVSLAIGRGGANIKLASRLVGMEIDVFREATDYEEDISLDEFTDEIEGWIIAELKKIGLDTGRAVLAVKKDDIVRRTELEEETVDDVYRVIRQEFADDDALPAEDASPAPAADTDSAPAANTDSDSAANTDSTPAAQ; translated from the coding sequence CTGAACGCCCGGATGCTCATCGAGAACTTCCAGGAGTTTGCCAAGAGCCGCAATATTGACCGGCCCACGATGATGTCCATCCTGGACGACGTATTTCGGACGATGATTCGCAAAAAGTTTGAGGATGACTCTAACTTCGACGTGATTGTGAACCCCGACAACGGCGACCTTGAAATCTGGCGCAACCGCGAAATCGTGGATGATGATTCGGAAGACATCTGGGATTTTGACAAGATTCCGCTGGCCGAGGCGCAAAAGATTGAGCCCGACTTTGAAGTGGGCGAGTCGGTAGCCGAGCCGATTAAGATTGAGGATTTTGGCCGCCGGGCCGTGCTGCTGGCCCGCCAGACGCTCATCCAGCGCGTGAAGGATATGGAGCGCGACAACCTCTACCAGAAGTACAAGGACCTGGTGGGCGAGATTATTACCGGCGAAGTATACCAGGTATGGAGCCGCGAAGCGCTTATCCTAGACAAGGACGAGAACGAGCTGGTGCTGCCCAAGAGCGAGCAAATACCCAAGGACCGCTACCGCAAGGGCGACACCGTGCGGGCCGTGGTGCACCGCGTAGACGTGGTGAACGGCGCGCCCAAAGTTATCCTGAGCCGCGCCGCCCCGGCCTTTCTGGAGCGCTTGTTCGAGCAGGAAGTACCTGAGATTTACGATGGCCTTATCAGCATCAAAAACGTGGTGCGCGAGCCCGGCGAGCGCGCCAAGGTGGCCGTGGAAAGCTACGACGAGCGCATCGACCCGGTGGGCGCGTGCGTGGGCATGAAGGGCAGCCGCATTCACCCGGTGGTGCGTGAGCTGATGAACGAGAATATCGACATTATCAACTTTACTGATAACCTGGAGCTATTCATTGCCCGCGCGCTGTCGCCGGCCAAGGTAGGCTCTATGAAAATCAGCGAACTAACGGGCCGGGTTTCCGTGTTCATGAAACCCGACCAGGTGAGCCTGGCTATTGGCCGGGGCGGTGCCAACATCAAGCTGGCCTCGCGGCTGGTGGGCATGGAGATTGACGTATTCCGCGAAGCTACCGACTACGAGGAAGACATCTCGCTCGATGAGTTTACGGACGAGATTGAAGGCTGGATTATCGCTGAATTAAAGAAAATCGGCCTCGATACCGGCCGGGCCGTACTAGCCGTCAAGAAAGACGATATCGTGCGCCGTACCGAGCTAGAAGAAGAAACCGTGGACGATGTGTACCGCGTTATCCGGCAGGAATTTGCCGACGATGATGCCTTACCTGCGGAGGATGCCAGCCCGGCACCGGCCGCCGACACCGACAGCGCCCCGGCTGCTAATACCGACAGCGACTCCGCTGCCAATACTGACAGCACTCCGGCCGCCCAATGA
- the mscL gene encoding large conductance mechanosensitive channel protein MscL, whose amino-acid sequence MGFVSEFKEFISKGNVLDLAVGVIIGAAFGKIVTSLTDDIIMPIVGMALGHVDFSNIIVGPLKIGLFINAVINFLIIAVIIFFIVKGANSVNKKPEPVVVVEPAPSKEEVLLTQIRDALRSRS is encoded by the coding sequence ATGGGGTTTGTTTCTGAATTCAAGGAGTTCATTTCTAAGGGTAATGTGCTCGACTTGGCCGTTGGTGTTATCATTGGCGCTGCTTTCGGAAAAATCGTGACATCGCTGACCGACGATATCATCATGCCCATCGTGGGTATGGCCCTTGGGCACGTTGATTTCTCGAATATTATAGTGGGTCCGTTAAAAATTGGCTTGTTTATCAACGCCGTTATCAATTTCCTCATCATCGCTGTAATTATCTTCTTCATCGTGAAAGGGGCTAATAGCGTAAATAAGAAGCCCGAGCCCGTAGTCGTGGTGGAGCCAGCACCTTCGAAAGAAGAAGTTCTGCTCACGCAAATCCGAGACGCGCTCCGCAGTCGCTCCTAA
- a CDS encoding MBL fold metallo-hydrolase, with amino-acid sequence MLKTKSLARRCGWLLVLLGTGLAGPVLAQRPAFRVVPLGVKGGLAEGNLSAYLVAAAGSPAYVGLDAGSLRPGLERAVATSVLAGPVEALLRDSIKGYCLSHAHLDHVAGLLLNAPDDAPKPLYGLPACLATLQNDYLNWRAWPNFGDGGRAPALGQYALRALVPGQPTPLIGTPLSVQAFALSHGRPYQSTAFLVRSQDSYLLYLGDTGADDIEQTHCLRDLWRAVAPLLRQGQLRVIFIEASYPNDQPPARLFGHLTPALLLHELGALGQLAGPAALRGLPVVITHLKPTAANEALIRQQLVAGNQLGVRLVFPVQGERLLF; translated from the coding sequence ATGCTAAAAACTAAGTCCCTTGCTCGCCGATGTGGCTGGTTGCTGGTGCTGCTGGGGACAGGGCTGGCCGGCCCGGTGCTGGCGCAGCGGCCGGCCTTTCGGGTGGTGCCGCTGGGAGTGAAGGGCGGCCTGGCCGAAGGCAACCTCTCGGCCTACCTGGTGGCGGCAGCCGGCAGCCCGGCCTACGTGGGCCTCGACGCGGGCAGCCTGCGCCCCGGCCTGGAGCGAGCCGTGGCCACCAGCGTGCTAGCTGGCCCGGTGGAGGCTCTGCTGCGCGACTCTATCAAAGGCTACTGCCTTTCGCACGCCCACCTCGACCATGTGGCGGGCCTGCTGCTCAATGCCCCCGACGACGCGCCCAAGCCTCTCTATGGCCTGCCCGCCTGCCTGGCCACGCTGCAAAACGACTACCTGAACTGGCGTGCCTGGCCCAACTTCGGCGATGGGGGTAGGGCGCCGGCGCTGGGCCAGTATGCGCTGCGGGCGCTGGTGCCGGGACAGCCCACGCCGCTCATCGGCACGCCGCTGAGCGTGCAGGCCTTCGCGCTCAGTCACGGCCGGCCTTATCAGAGCACGGCTTTTCTGGTGCGCAGCCAAGATAGCTATCTGCTGTACCTGGGCGATACCGGGGCCGATGACATCGAGCAGACGCACTGCCTGCGCGACCTCTGGCGGGCCGTAGCCCCGCTGCTGCGGCAGGGGCAGCTGCGGGTTATTTTCATCGAAGCCTCCTACCCCAACGACCAGCCGCCGGCCCGGCTCTTCGGCCACCTCACGCCGGCGCTGCTGCTGCACGAGCTGGGCGCGCTGGGCCAGCTGGCGGGGCCGGCCGCGCTGCGCGGGCTGCCGGTGGTTATCACCCACCTCAAGCCCACGGCGGCCAATGAGGCGCTCATCCGGCAGCAGCTGGTGGCGGGTAATCAGCTGGGCGTGAGACTGGTGTTTCCGGTGCAGGGCGAGCGGCTGCTGTTTTGA
- a CDS encoding enoyl-CoA hydratase/isomerase family protein, with protein MASSFENLLYDLDVTTGILTLTVNRPTKLNALNAATIAELGVAIDQARADTAVRGILLTGSGEKAFVAGADIAELAQLSGPGAQEAAARGQAVFRRFETSPKPVVAAVNGFALGGGCELAMACHLRVAADNARFGQPEVNLGLLPGYGGTQRLVQLVGKGKALELLLTADQVKADEALRLGLANHVVPLAELIEFSKNLLLKILGKAPVAVGLVLDCVNTYFDEGGEAGYAAEAAAFGRAFGTADFKEGTAAFLEKRPANFRGE; from the coding sequence ATGGCCAGTTCGTTTGAAAATCTGCTCTACGACCTCGATGTCACCACCGGCATTCTGACCCTCACCGTAAATCGCCCCACTAAGCTTAATGCCCTAAATGCGGCCACGATAGCCGAGTTGGGCGTGGCCATTGACCAGGCGCGGGCCGATACGGCGGTGCGGGGTATCTTGCTCACGGGTAGTGGCGAGAAAGCCTTCGTGGCCGGAGCCGACATTGCCGAGCTGGCGCAGTTGAGTGGGCCAGGCGCGCAGGAAGCTGCCGCTCGTGGGCAGGCCGTATTCCGGCGTTTCGAGACGAGCCCCAAACCCGTAGTGGCGGCCGTGAACGGCTTCGCGCTGGGTGGCGGCTGCGAGCTGGCAATGGCCTGCCACCTGCGCGTGGCCGCCGACAATGCTCGCTTTGGCCAGCCTGAGGTGAACCTGGGCTTGCTGCCCGGCTACGGCGGCACGCAGCGCCTAGTGCAGCTGGTGGGCAAAGGCAAAGCCCTAGAGCTGCTGCTCACCGCCGACCAGGTGAAAGCCGATGAAGCCCTGCGCCTGGGTCTGGCCAACCACGTGGTGCCGCTAGCCGAGTTAATAGAATTCTCCAAAAACCTGCTGCTGAAAATCTTAGGTAAAGCTCCAGTAGCCGTGGGCCTAGTGCTTGATTGCGTAAACACTTACTTCGACGAAGGCGGTGAGGCCGGCTACGCGGCCGAAGCGGCGGCTTTTGGCCGGGCATTCGGCACGGCCGATTTTAAGGAAGGCACCGCCGCGTTTCTGGAAAAACGCCCGGCAAACTTCAGAGGCGAATGA
- the infB gene encoding translation initiation factor IF-2 — MAEATPKRLLQAAKDLNIGIDRAVEALSRKGIAIENKPTTKLTGEQVGLLEKEFAASAQDKQDAERHTQARRQSELNAQAQAAAAKPAPAAPTPPPAPKPVVVAPAPVVVTAAPAPPAPAPAPVAAPVAAAAPAPAPAPEAPKAPGLKVLGKINLDSKGRVIPARPATPAPTPKPAPVSVAPTPTPAPAAELKPAAPVPAPVPVAAAAVAPAPTPTVAPVAAAPAQVPGPTTPTPDAPADAAEEGTITAKADQLKGLTVLGKIQLPVDSSRRGPGGRGPRPVASSDVRKSGVGANSQKKRQRLPAPGQPSGGQQQSSGYQGNRPAGAGQGGNRPGGPGQSGNRPAGPGQGNRPGQGNNRPSQPQPALTPEQNDKQIQEQIKATLAKLSGGKTNAAANRAKYRRDKRGMAAEEREALRAQNELDAKTLKLTEFISANDLASLMDVNVNEVIKVCLGMGMFVSINQRLDAEAITVIADEFGYDVEFLSAEEDEEPIDMTDAPEDMLPRAPIVTIMGHVDHGKTSLLDYIREASVAKGEAGGITQHIGAYEVKTKSGNPITFLDTPGHEAFTAMRARGAKVTDIAIIVIAADDSVMPQTKEAINHAQAAGVPIIIALNKVDKPTANPEKIREELSQMNILVEEWGGKYQSQEVSAKSGIGVEDLLEKVLLEAELLDLHANPNRNAIGTVIEAELDKGRGYVTTVLVQTGTLNVGDIVLAGPHYGRVKAMTDYRGKKKKLAGPATPVQVLGLTGAPQAGDRIQVMETEREARELATQRQQLAREQSIRTKKHITLDEIGRRLAIGSFKELNILVKGDVDGSVEALSDSLLKLSTPEVKVNILSKGVGAISESDVLLASASDAIIIGFQVRPSQSARKLAEQEQIDVRLYSIIYNAINEVKDAMEGMLAPTLHEVIVANAEVRQVFNITKVGSIGGCMVTDGTFTRKTRVRVVRNGIVMHTGEIQDLKRFKDDVSEVRQGYECGISVKNFNDLQEGDNIEGFEEQEIKRKL; from the coding sequence ATGGCGGAAGCAACCCCGAAACGGCTTTTACAGGCAGCCAAAGACCTGAACATTGGCATCGACCGGGCCGTCGAAGCCCTTTCCCGTAAGGGGATTGCGATTGAGAATAAGCCCACTACCAAGCTTACCGGCGAGCAGGTGGGCCTGTTGGAGAAAGAATTCGCGGCCTCAGCCCAGGATAAGCAGGATGCTGAGCGCCACACCCAGGCCCGCCGCCAAAGCGAGCTGAACGCGCAGGCCCAGGCCGCCGCGGCCAAGCCCGCACCGGCAGCCCCTACCCCCCCACCCGCGCCCAAGCCCGTCGTGGTGGCTCCGGCTCCGGTCGTGGTCACTGCTGCGCCTGCGCCGCCCGCCCCAGCTCCGGCTCCGGTGGCTGCTCCCGTAGCGGCCGCCGCCCCAGCCCCAGCCCCCGCGCCGGAGGCTCCCAAGGCTCCCGGCCTTAAGGTTTTGGGCAAGATTAATTTGGATAGCAAAGGCCGGGTTATTCCGGCCCGGCCGGCTACGCCAGCTCCTACCCCGAAGCCTGCGCCCGTTAGCGTGGCACCTACCCCTACTCCTGCGCCAGCTGCTGAACTGAAGCCGGCCGCGCCAGTACCAGCCCCGGTGCCGGTAGCTGCTGCTGCCGTGGCCCCGGCTCCCACGCCCACCGTTGCGCCAGTTGCGGCGGCTCCGGCCCAAGTGCCTGGCCCTACTACCCCTACCCCTGATGCTCCGGCCGACGCTGCTGAGGAAGGCACCATTACGGCGAAAGCCGACCAGCTAAAGGGCCTGACTGTGCTCGGCAAGATTCAGTTGCCGGTTGATTCCAGCCGCCGGGGTCCCGGCGGCCGCGGGCCGCGGCCGGTGGCCTCATCCGACGTGCGCAAGAGCGGCGTGGGTGCCAATAGCCAGAAGAAGCGCCAACGCTTACCTGCCCCCGGCCAGCCTAGCGGTGGCCAGCAGCAAAGCAGTGGCTACCAGGGTAACCGCCCCGCCGGTGCCGGCCAGGGTGGCAACCGCCCCGGCGGACCAGGCCAGAGTGGCAACCGCCCCGCTGGCCCAGGCCAGGGCAACCGGCCCGGCCAAGGCAACAACCGCCCCAGCCAGCCGCAGCCCGCGCTTACGCCCGAGCAGAACGATAAGCAGATTCAGGAGCAAATCAAGGCAACGCTGGCGAAGCTGAGCGGTGGCAAAACCAACGCCGCTGCCAACCGCGCCAAGTACCGCCGCGACAAGCGAGGCATGGCCGCCGAAGAGCGCGAAGCCCTGCGCGCTCAGAACGAGCTGGATGCTAAGACTCTCAAGCTCACCGAGTTCATTTCGGCCAACGACCTCGCATCGCTCATGGACGTGAATGTGAACGAGGTGATTAAGGTGTGCCTTGGTATGGGCATGTTCGTCTCCATCAACCAGCGCCTCGACGCGGAGGCTATCACGGTGATTGCCGACGAGTTTGGCTACGACGTGGAGTTTCTCTCGGCTGAAGAAGACGAGGAGCCGATTGACATGACCGACGCGCCGGAGGACATGCTACCCCGCGCGCCCATCGTGACCATTATGGGCCACGTGGACCACGGCAAAACATCGCTACTTGACTATATCCGTGAGGCGAGCGTGGCGAAGGGCGAGGCCGGTGGCATTACCCAGCACATTGGCGCTTACGAGGTGAAAACGAAGTCGGGCAACCCGATTACTTTCCTCGATACGCCGGGTCACGAAGCCTTTACGGCCATGCGGGCCCGTGGTGCCAAGGTGACGGACATCGCCATTATCGTGATTGCGGCCGACGACTCGGTGATGCCCCAGACCAAGGAGGCCATCAACCACGCACAAGCCGCCGGTGTGCCGATTATCATTGCCCTTAACAAAGTAGACAAGCCTACCGCCAACCCTGAGAAAATCCGGGAGGAGCTTTCGCAGATGAATATTCTGGTGGAAGAGTGGGGTGGCAAATACCAGAGCCAGGAGGTATCAGCCAAGTCGGGTATCGGCGTGGAAGACCTGTTGGAGAAAGTACTGCTCGAAGCCGAGCTGCTCGACCTGCACGCTAACCCCAACCGCAATGCGATAGGCACGGTTATCGAAGCCGAGCTGGACAAAGGCCGCGGCTACGTAACCACCGTGCTGGTGCAAACCGGCACGCTCAACGTGGGTGATATCGTGCTGGCCGGCCCGCACTACGGCCGTGTGAAGGCCATGACCGACTACCGCGGCAAGAAGAAGAAGCTGGCCGGGCCCGCTACCCCCGTGCAGGTCCTTGGCCTGACGGGCGCGCCCCAGGCCGGCGACCGCATTCAGGTGATGGAAACCGAGCGCGAGGCCCGCGAGCTGGCTACCCAGCGCCAGCAGCTGGCCCGCGAGCAGAGCATCCGCACCAAGAAGCACATCACCCTGGACGAGATTGGTCGCCGCCTGGCTATCGGCTCGTTTAAGGAACTGAATATCCTGGTGAAGGGCGACGTGGACGGCTCGGTTGAAGCACTCTCCGACTCGCTGCTAAAGCTCTCTACCCCCGAAGTGAAGGTGAATATTCTGAGCAAGGGCGTGGGCGCTATCTCGGAAAGCGACGTGCTGCTGGCTTCGGCTTCGGATGCCATTATCATTGGCTTCCAGGTGCGGCCCTCGCAAAGCGCCCGCAAGCTGGCTGAGCAGGAGCAGATTGACGTGCGCCTGTACTCCATCATCTACAACGCCATTAATGAGGTGAAGGATGCGATGGAAGGGATGCTGGCCCCGACGCTGCACGAGGTAATAGTGGCCAACGCCGAAGTACGCCAAGTGTTCAATATCACCAAGGTGGGCTCCATCGGTGGTTGCATGGTCACGGATGGTACCTTCACCCGCAAGACCCGCGTGCGGGTGGTGCGCAACGGTATCGTAATGCACACCGGCGAAATTCAGGACCTTAAGCGCTTCAAGGACGACGTAAGCGAGGTGCGCCAGGGCTACGAGTGCGGTATTTCGGTCAAGAATTTCAACGACTTGCAGGAAGGCGACAACATTGAGGGCTTCGAGGAGCAGGAAATCAAGCGCAAACTATAA